In Debaryomyces hansenii CBS767 chromosome B complete sequence, one genomic interval encodes:
- a CDS encoding DEHA2B01760p (similar to uniprot|Q04305 Saccharomyces cerevisiae YMR093w UTP15 nucleolar protein) encodes MSSSKERVPQVRNPTLPSQTTPEQRYWRGFSNPQLVKENYPITSIDFNPVSPNDFAVTSSTRIQVFSSKTRQVIKTFSRFKDTVYSGQYRYDGKLLVAADASGLVTIFDSYQPRSLLVSLNPSSHPTHVAKFHPTIGNQLITGSDDRIVRLYDISQTTKGPITEFNDSYHGDYIRSANFIPGNPNLITTGCYDGIVRIFDTRQQQVVAKFNQGNPVEDLLALSPTTLVSAGGPQVKIWDLTRGSQINELNNFTKTATTLHNTGDRGLLVGSLDGHVKIFDSSSSNWDVKFGWKFGSGGVLSCGVSPSPNHKHFVTGLTSGLISIRTRKTEPKVKQGVKEYKSNAYNKMMRGSDYLGEEEHRIINSATTQTKKLKQFEKHLNAFRWSEALDSAFATGLPKEQTVTVLNELKKRGKIRISLYGRDEISLLPILQWFIKNLEDVRSINLICDFIGVMLEMYGTLIDKSAVLEESFATLLKRINIEIKKCKEANEIGGMLELLTV; translated from the coding sequence ATGTCATCAAGTAAAGAAAGAGTACCACAAGTAAGGAACCCAACTTTACCCTCTCAAACTACCCCAGAACAGAGGTATTGGAGGGGATTTTCAAATCCGCAATTAGTTAAAGAGAATTATCCGATCACCAGTATCGATTTCAACCCAGTATCTCCAAATGATTTTGCTGTAACTTCTTCGACCAGGATTCAGGttttttcatcaaagaCAAGACAGGTTATAAAGACATTTTCTAGATTCAAGGACACAGTTTATTCTGGTCAATATAGGTATGATGGAAAATTGCTTGTAGCAGCAGATGCTAGTGGTTTAGTGACAATTTTTGATAGCTACCAACCTCGTTCATTATTGGTTAGTTTGAATCCATCGAGTCATCCAACCCATGTTGCTAAATTCCACCCAACTATtggaaatcaattaatcaCTGGATCAGATGACAGAATAGTCAGATTATACGATATTTCGCAAACCACAAAGGGCCCAATAACGGAATTCAATGATTCCTACCATGGTGATTATATAAGAAGTGCAAATTTCATTCCAGGGAATCCAAATTTGATCACAACTGGGTGTTATGATGGTATAGTGAGAATTTTTGATACCAGACAACAACAGGTCGTAGCTAAATTCAATCAAGGAAATCCAGTTGAGGATCTTTTGGCATTGTCACCAACTACATTAGTGAGTGCTGGTGGTCCACAAGTTAAAATATGGGACTTAACTAGAGGTTCGCAGatcaatgaattgaataacttCACTAAGACCGCCACAACATTACATAACACGGGTGATAGAGGATTACTCGTTGGATCATTAGATGGTCATGTTAAGATATTCGACTCAAGCTCATCTAATTGGGATGTCAAGTTTGGATGGAAATTCGGAAGTGGTGGTGTTTTGAGTTGTGGTGTTTCTCCTTCTCCTAATCACAAGCATTTCGTTACTGGTTTGACATCAGGTTTGATATCTATCCGTACCAGAAAGACTGAGCCTAAGGTTAAACAAGGTGTTAAGGAGTATAAGTCTAATGCGTACAATAAAATGATGAGAGGTTCTGATTACTTaggtgaagaagaacaCCGTATCATTAATTCTGCTACTACTCAAactaagaaattaaagcAATTCGAGAAGCATTTAAATGCCTTCAGATGGTCGGAAGCATTGGATAGTGCCTTCGCAACGGGTTTACCTAAAGAACAAACTGTTACTGtattaaatgaattgaagaagagagGGAAAATCAGAATTTCATTGTATGGTAGGGATGAGATATCATTATTGCCAATTTTGCAATggtttattaaaaatttagAAGACGTAAGatctattaatttaatttgtgATTTTATTGGTGTGATGTTGGAAATGTATGGGACATTAATCGATAAGAGTGCCGTGTTAGAAGAGAGCTTTGCAactttattgaaaagaattaatattgaaattaaaaagtGTAAAGAAGCTAATGAAATAGGCGGTATGCTAGAACTTTTAACAGTTTAA
- a CDS encoding DEHA2B01936p (similar to CA4327|IPF2091 Candida albicans IPF2091), translating into MSRMLNQIPRLITRSFRTSSVGYKATLGPILENKSQIQDLVNKSEWNIVDIIKFSEDEVRNIKIDSRVITKMLRASGLKDSLSEDQKKSLIRGLKLQMIFIKYLYEGDEAEFHKIEESNDDVFRLILSDHKAPKPITLKSLLSSIENLENEVDAEKGEIKSSLDISKLNGNNPTYFTVRSNKE; encoded by the coding sequence ATGCTGCGTATGCTAAATCAAATACCTCGATTGATAACAAGATCATTTCGGACGTCGTCTGTTGGTTATAAGGCAACACTAGGTCCAATACTTGAGAACAAATCgcaaattcaagatttggTTAACAAATCAGAATGGAATATTGTAgatattataaaattttcagaagatgaagtaCGGAATATAAAGATAGATTCAAGAGTCATAACTAAGATGTTGAGAGCTTCAGGATTAAAGGACAGTTTATCTGAAGATCAAAAAAAGAGTTTAATAAGAGGTTTaaaattgcaaatgatATTTATCAAGTATTTGTATGAAGGTGACGAGGCAGAATTCCATAAGATAGAAGAAAGTAACGATGATGTATTCAGGCTAATTTTGTCTGACCATAAGGCGCCTAAGCCCATAACGTTAAAAAGTTTGTTGTCCAGCATAGAGAATTTAGAGAACGAAGTTGATGCAGAAAAGGGTGAGATTAAGTCAAGTTTAGACATAAGCAAATTGAATGGAAATAATCCTACATATTTCACAGTTAGATCtaataaagaataa
- a CDS encoding DEHA2B01914p (similar to CA4328|IPF2090 Candida albicans IPF2090): MVHQLSLVSMVSHSNYVQTISTLQALTGLLTPQPISTYTLVTKPHDVFKPKFEPGKVNQIEQFYMRCVTTWNDETGNKFDLASPVLENDTDILVNRLFLGVDDRRNWTMQISDIPIAGKNQACSAQTIYESTLVHHHTKVMDKEKVQSDVSNESNMDIDDKDEDKKENIKKEESGEEVKGSGEEVKGSGEEVKGSGEEAKKSGEEAKEHSEGNASQTVKELVVLNRRDSFLQFLEDLGYDVINQFWMKGVRFFHGDIVIEIFKVFVRDDEKDAEKDKIRLKLLDPSNTFQIRTYINVPKSTDVELINQGTKDLLKLQEFLKNLIKLEIPDRMFMDSRVTYK; the protein is encoded by the coding sequence ATGGTACACCAGTTATCGCTTGTATCTATGGTTTCGCATAGTAATTATGTTCAGACCATCTCGACATTACAGGCATTGACTGGATTATTGACTCCACAGCCAATTTCAACGTATACATTGGTCACCAAACCTCATGATGTTTTCAAACCGAAATTTGAACCTGGAAAAGTGAATCAGATCGAACAATTTTATATGAGATGTGTAACGACATGGAATGATGAGACTGGAAACAAATTTGATCTTGCATCTCCTGTTCTTGAAAACGACACTGACATTTTAGTGAATAGATTATTTTTGGGAGTTGATGATCGTAGGAATTGGACCATGCAGATATCCGATATTCCCATTGCTGGTAAGAATCAGGCATGCTCTGCACAGACAATATATGAGAGTACATTGGTACACCACCATACAAAAGTAAtggataaagaaaaagttCAATCAGACGTATCTAACGAATCAAACATGGACATTGATGATAAGGATGAAGACAAAAAGGAAAATatcaagaaggaagaaaGTGGCGAGGAAGTCAAAGGAAGTGGTGAAGAAGTCAAAGGAAGTGGTGAAGAAGTCAAAGGAAGCGGTGAAGAAGCCAAGAAAAGCGGAGAAGAAGCCAAAGAACATAGTGAAGGCAATGCTAGTCAGACCGTAAAAGAATTGGTAGTGTTAAATCGAAGGGATTCGTTCTTACAATTCTTAGAAGATTTAGGCTACGATGTTATAAATCAGTTTTGGATGAAAGGTGTACGTTTCTTCCATGGTGATATAGTCATTGAGATTTTCAAGGTATTTGTTAGAGATGACGAGAAGGACGCAGAAAAGGACAAAATTAGGCTCAAGCTATTAGACCCATCCAACACTTTCCAAATAAGGACATACATAAATGTTCCAAAATCGACAGATGTAGAACTAATTAATCAAGGGACCAAggatttattaaagttaCAGgagtttttgaaaaatttgatcaaACTAGAAATTCCTGATAGAATGTTTATGGATTCTAGAGTTACTTATAAATAG
- a CDS encoding DEHA2B01870p (similar to uniprot|Q875I7 Candida albicans) — MRVANLCLIASHVLLTPVLGFTDTSPFYSSKQLDGKFPYITESGQLLETIGSLTDDICKNDNKLVIYRVSNLVHGTKPSEGTYIKHVHYGSVEELDFPHGSSCDGDRVEYMTNKQPNDTKNIAIAVVDIEDDKEHTIDEFLAPEGGMVIVQGKPSFHKPESKMDGLKHYIEDKVYDNLKMEVDFDNVLHKRAKGSDEANDDDDKFNQIMAEVENDFKAAESFISKEGGDMMMTILDSSKTAMAQADDKPPKVKNPNLFTNYSFFTPGIWMCLVISGFLVSILYITMSWMTSLEISYKAFDKQVDFEKKTE, encoded by the coding sequence ATGAGGGTGGCCAATTTGTGTTTGATTGCATCGCATGTATTGTTGACTCCAGTATTGGGATTTACTGATACTTCACCGTTTTATTCATCAAAACAATTAGATGGGAAATTTCCATATATAACTGAATCTGGCCAATTATTGGAAACAATAGGATCATTGACGGATGATATCTGCaagaatgataataaattggtTATTTACAGAGTCAGTAATCTAGTTCATGGTACTAAACCATCAGAGGGTACTTATATTAAGCATGTCCATTACGGTTCGGTCGAAGAGCTTGACTTTCCACATGGATCGTCTTGTGACGGAGACAGAGTTGAATATATGACCAACAAACAACCCAACGACACAAAAAACATTGCAATTGCCGTTGtggatattgaagatgacaAAGAGCATACTATTGATGAGTTTTTGGCTCCTGAAGGAGGGATGGTTATCGTCCAAGGAAAACCATCATTTCATAAGCCAGAATCCAAGATGGACGGCTTGAAACATTACATCGAAGACAAAGTATACGATAACTTAAAAATGGAGGTTGATTTCGACAATGTCTTACATAAAAGGGCTAAAGGCTCGGACGAAGCCaacgatgatgacgataaGTTCAATCAGATAATGGCTGAAGTAGAAAACGACTTCAAAGCAGCTGAATCGTTCATTTCAAAAGAAGGCGGAGACATGATGATGACCATTTTGGATTCGTCCAAGACTGCTATGGCTCAAGCCGATGATAAACCTCCTAAGGTAAAAAACCCGAATCTTTTCACAAACTACAGTTTCTTCACACCAGGAATTTGGATGTGTTTGGTTATTTCGGGCTTCCttgtttcaatattatacatCACAATGTCATGGATGACCTCTCTAGAAATCTCCTACAAGGCTTTTGATAAACAAGTTGACTTCGAGAAGAAAACggaatga
- a CDS encoding DEHA2B01892p (similar to uniprot|Q6Q5Q3 Saccharomyces cerevisiae YGR105w VMA21) gives MPADIPKSVVQKLVFFTAAMIICPVATFFICQYLFSNNAIISGGVSALVANIVLIGYVVAAFMEDTTEQEPEETKKSR, from the exons ATGCCAGCTGATATTCCAAA GTCTGTTGTCCAAAAATTGGTGTTTTTCACCGCCGCTATGATAATATGCCCTGTGGCTACATTCTTTATATGCCAGTACTTGTTCAGCAATAATGCTATTATAAGTGGAGGAGTTTCTGCACTAGTGGCTAATATTGTGTTAATTGGATACGTGGTGGCAGCATTTATGGAAGATACCACGGAACAAGAGCCAGAGGAGACCAAGAAGTCGAGGTAG
- a CDS encoding 60S ribosomal protein L3 (highly similar to uniprot|P14126 Saccharomyces cerevisiae YOR063w RPL3 large (60S) ribosomal subunit component), whose amino-acid sequence MSHRKYEAPRHGSLGFLPRKRSANIRGRVKSFPKDVKSKPVALTAFLGYKAGMTTVVRDLDRPGSKMHKREIVEAATVVDTPPLVVVGVVGYVETPRGLRSLTTVWAEHLSEEVRRRFYKNWYKSKKKAFTKYSAKYAQDGAQVERELARIKKYASVVRVLAHTQIKKTPLAQKKAHLAEIQVNGGSVSDKVDWAKEHFEKTVSVDSVFEKDEMVDVAAVTKGHGFEGVTHRWGTKKLPRKTHRGLRKVACIGAWHPANVQWTVARAGQNGFHHRTSINHKVYRVGSAGDESSGATEFDRTKKTINPMGGFVRYGNVKNDFMLLKGSIPGVKKRIVTIRKSLYVDTSRRATENVNLKWIDTASKFGKGRFQTPAEKHAFLGTLKKDLEK is encoded by the coding sequence atgtCTCACAGAAAGTACGAAGCCCCACGTCACGGTTCTTTAGGATTCTTACCAAGAAAGAGATCTGCCAACATCAGAGGTAGAGTTAAGTCTTTCCCAAAGGATGTCAAGTCTAAGCCAGTTGCTTTAACTGCTTTCTTAGGTTACAAGGCCGGTATGACCACCGTTGTCAGAGACTTAGACCGTCCAGGTTCTAAGATGCACAAGCGTGAAATTGTCGAAGCTGCTACTGTTGTTGACACTCCACCATTAGTTGTTGTTGGTGTTGTTGGTTACGTTGAAACCCCAAGAGGTTTAAGATCCTTGACCACTGTCTGGGCTGAACACTTGTCTGAAGAAgtcagaagaagattctACAAGAACTGGTACAAGTCCAAGAAGAAGGCTTTCACCAAGTACTCTGCTAAGTACGCTCAAGATGGTGCTCAAGTTGAAAGAGAATTAGCTAGAATCAAGAAGTACGCTTCTGTTGTCAGAGTTTTAGCTCACACTCAAATCAAGAAGACCCCATTAGCTCAAAAGAAGGCTCACTTAGCTGAAATCCAAGTTAACGGTGGTTCTGTCTCCGACAAGGTTGACTGGGCCAAGGAACACTTTGAAAAGACCGTTTCTGTTGACTCCGTTTTCGAAAAGGACGAAATGGTTGACGTTGCTGCTGTCACCAAGGGTCACGGTTTCGAGGGTGTTACCCACAGATGGGGTACCAAGAAGTTACCAAGAAAGACCCACAGAGGTTTAAGAAAGGTTGCTTGTATTGGTGCTTGGCATCCAGCTAACGTCCAATGGACTGTTGCCAGAGCCGGTCAAAACGGTTTCCACCACAGAACCTCTATTAACCACAAGGTTTACAGAGTTGGTTCCGCTGGTGACGAATCCAGTGGTGCTACTGAATTCGACAGAACCAAGAAGACCATTAACCCAATGGGTGGTTTCGTTAGATACGGTAACGTTAAGAACGATTTCATGTTATTGAAGGGTTCTATTCCAGGTGTCAAGAAGAGAATTGTCACCATCAGAAAGTCCTTATACGTTGACACCTCCAGAAGAGCCACTGAAAACGTTAACTTGAAGTGGATCGATACCGCCTCTAAGTTCGGTAAGGGTAGATTCCAAACCCCAGCTGAAAAGCACGCTTTCTTAGGTACCTTAAAGAAGGACTTAGAAAAATAA
- a CDS encoding DEHA2B01826p (similar to CA0614|IPF19700 Candida albicans IPF19700), protein MANITAIDPLFNNSNNVVISSALPMSFPSSSSPTSSINATPSAKKKRGRPPKADSLSNKITTTLNINVNTSPMCNSPTAENNSNLIVKRGAPDVFTPLMRVSPNSKRKRSKSSMSVESSGGQKKPKNDLMVTPLSGAINGSTFTPYHSINSQTLDNISMITQSNPRDSIHSDEYGSPSIRSSSMPYHQPDILSTPSIHNHKNVFPTPTSSGAKSIVNPSYMFFGNENYVPETIEKPNNDAKNLLPPVAITKEIVPVSKPLVNKNDFQLKLTIDDSGKAVLSNDFFQSNDKRTDEAKQSKSSNEQLFEQKFVESPIKEMDFARVDSTIGLETNHVPQKYKKSTISSNGSDGDKSVSHPGTLRRHHSDITGVSSNALNSASTLMSINECSNDSLSEKTHSQLPQTPKQKDNYYISTGLTPSNLNFNLTPNFNSMMYSIMNINSPQQKKTTNNSQFLSNQEFFMNGVSGGHQPQSPQQPQLQNTVCMTNLMSNGSKPKRSLESALPPSSSTPSSASSASDDSGDARLALKKIIQIKKK, encoded by the coding sequence atgGCTAATATAACAGCTATCGACCCCCTATTTAACAATAGTAATAACGTGGTGATTTCACTGGCATTACCTATGTCATTTccatcgtcatcgtcacCGACGTCGTCGATTAATGCCACGCCTTCggcgaagaagaagagaggCAGGCCTCCAAAAGCTGATTCCTTAAGTAACAAGATTACGACGACCCTCAACATCAACGTAAACACGTCCCCGATGTGCAATAGTCCTACGGCAGAGAACAATTCGAATTTGATTGTCAAGAGAGGTGCACCAGATGTGTTCACGCCGTTGATGAGGGTTTCCCCTAATtcaaaaagaaagagaagcAAAAGCTCCATGAGTGTGGAATCGTCTGGAGGACAAAAGAAACCgaaaaatgatttgatGGTAACTCCTTTGTCTGGTGCTATCAATGGGTCGACGTTTACGCCGTACCACCTGATCAATTCTCAAACGTTAGACAACATTTCGATGATTACCCAGTCTAATCCCCGAGATAGCATTCATTCCGATGAGTATGGTTCTCCACTGATAAGATCCCTGAGTATGCCGTATCACCAACCAGATATATTGTCTACTCCTAGTATTCATAACCACAAGAATGTTTTTCCCACTCCAACCAGTAGCGGTGCTAAATCGATAGTCAATCCATCATATATGTTTTTTGGAAACGAAAACTACGTACcagaaacaattgaaaagcCAAATAACGACGCTAAGAACTTGTTACCTCCTGTCGCTATCACTAAGGAAATCGTGCCAGTAAGCAAGCCACTagttaataaaaatgattttCAGCTCAAACTTACTATTGACGACCTGGGCAAGGCAGTGCTATCAAACGATTTCTTTCAGTCAAATGATAAAAGGACTGATGAAGCAAAGCAGTCTAAGCTGTCAAATGAACAATTGTTTGAGCAGAAGTTCGTTGAAAGCCCTATAAAGGAAATGGACTTCGCAAGAGTAGATTCCACCATTGGCCTCGAGACCAACCATGTTCCTCAAAAATACAAGAAATCCACTATTAGTTCTAATGGCAGCGATGGCGATAAGCTGGTGTCACATCCAGGTACTTTGAGAAGACATCATTCGGACATCACTGGTGTTTCATCCAATGCACTCAACTCTGCGTCTACACTAATGTCTATTAATGAGTGTTCAAATGACTCTCTATCAGAAAAGACTCATTCGCAATTACCTCAAACTCCTAAACAGAAGGACAACTACTATATTTCTACTGGGTTGACACCTTCCAACCTAAACTTTAACTTGACTCCAAACTTCAATTCGATGATGTACTCCATCATGAACATCAATTCGCCACAACAGAAGAAGACCACCAATAATTCGCAGTTCTTATCAAACCAAGAGTTCTTCATGAACGGCGTCTCTGGTGGCCATCAACCTCAATCTCCCCAGCAGCCTCAGCTTCAAAACACGGTATGCATGACCAATCTCATGAGTAATGGTTCCAAACCTAAGAGATCTCTTGAAAGCGCGTTACCCCCTTCATCTCTGACTCCATCGTCAGCATCGTCTGCGTCTGACGATTCTGGTGATGCCAGACTAGCgttgaagaaaattatccaaattaagaaaaaataa
- a CDS encoding DEHA2B01848p (no similarity): MYINICYCCTDLSYIASNLTTPSGELAAFYYASASTPTDPAMSPISKNLGEALRNLIVNAQVNVLYSLDCNHLLTMYEYMARILICPYSEN, translated from the coding sequence ATGTATATAAACATATGCTATTGCTGTACAGATTTACTGTACATCGCCAGCAATTTAACTACTCCCAGTGGGGAACTTGCAGCCTTCTATTATGCGTCTGCCTCTACACCAACGGATCCAGCTATGTCACCGATTTCAAAGAACCTAGGTGAGGCGTTACGAAACCTTATAGTTAATGCACAAGTAAACGTGCTTTATTCGTTGGATTGTAACCATTTATTAACAATGTATGAATATATGGCACGAATATTAATTTGTCCGTATTCGGAAAACTAA
- a CDS encoding DEHA2B01782p (similar to CA0507|IPF11989 Candida albicans IPF11989), with protein MEEQIITSVIQHSSSINNAFISTVDHLPCDVIRSLWLVQACNISLDNQKNKLNSLLLKLQQPNQEGEDKKEIISEILLIKKKLRALNAESIEESKALYNQLITHKLSLNDELQQLHTIANSSRTSGMEVDHNSTNNQLRAQLKDHYKAHPLVSQREALKEQSMKTKSNSVRAPSGIKLLLKIPNKKSSLSTNKIKKATQKKEKSSKSRQPVAVPQPEPIFEPVPAVEEDNNVYCFCKQPSFGDMIGCDNEESCPNGDWFHYKCVGLLNRVDALKYTTGKQKWFCSDHCKSVVMGNKKESDNKKKKKRRRRMGY; from the coding sequence ATGGAAgaacaaataataacatCGGTCATACAGCATTCGTCATCGAtaaataatgcatttatATCGACAGTAGATCATTTACCTTGTGATGTAATACGATCACTTTGGCTTGTTCAAGCGTGTAATATATCTTTGGATAACCAAAAAAATAAACTCAATTCATTACTATTAAAATTACAGCAACCTAATCAAGAAGGAGAAGATAAGAAGGAGATTATATCAGAAATACtattgataaagaaaaagttACGTGCACTCAATGCTGAATCCATAGAAGAATCGAAAGCATTGTACAATCAATTAATAACGCataaattatcattgaatGATGAACTACAACAACTACATACAATAGCAAATTCTTCTAGGACCTCAGGGATGGAAGTAGACCATAATTCTACTAATAACCAATTGAGAGCACAATTAAAAGATCATTATAAGGCACACCCGTTAGTATCGCAACGAGAGGCATTGAAAGAACAATCTATGAAAACAAAATCGAATTCTGTTCGTGCTCCATCGggaataaaattattgctAAAGATACCCAATAAGAAAAGTTCGTTAAGTACTAATAAGATTAAAAAGGCTActcaaaagaaagaaaaaagtAGTAAGTCACGCCAACCGGTCGCCGTACCTCAACCAGAACCTATATTCGAACCTGTGCCAGCAgtggaagaagataataatgtatattGTTTCTGTAAACAGCCGTCATTTGGTGATATGATTGGCTgtgataatgaagaatcGTGTCCCAACGGAGATTGGTTTCACTATAAATGTGTTGGGCTCTTGAATAGAGTAGACGCTTTGAAGTATACTACTGGAAAGCAAAAATGGTTCTGCTCTGATCATTGTAAGTCTGTAGTAATGGGAAATAAGAAGGAATCAGataacaagaaaaaaaagaaaagaaggagAAGAATGGGttattag
- a CDS encoding DEHA2B01958p (similar to uniprot|P53261 Saccharomyces cerevisiae YGR103w NOP7 nucleolar protein) translates to MRIKKKGTSGNAKNFITRTQAVKKLQVSLADFRRLCIFKGIYPREPRNKKKANKGSTAPVTFYYTKDIQYLLHEPVLGKFREHKTFAKKLQRALGRGEVSDAQKLEGNRPKYTLEHIIKERYPTFLDALRDIDDPLNMLFLFANMPATDKVSHRITKEAEKLTNQWLAYVAKERLIKKVFVSIKGVYYQANVKGQEVRWLVPFKFPTNIPTDVDFRIMLTFLEFYSTLLHFVLFRLYNDANLIYPPTIDTEKLKGIGGLSSYVLQSKDQGVKALLPNAKKAADSKDESKKVKETKLSKEEISKAVAADKSLNENAEDNVSENVEDVELDEFSSTNKTAGDLLSQPSKFASPTSTLLSKFIFYVGREVPLDILEFCILSCGGSIISEIALDELQLNQPEEYKKLDLSNITHQIVDRPTVASKVAGRTYVQPQWVFDCLNKSELLPVSQYAPGETLPPHLSPWGDAGGYNPDAEVKPTEQGEEEEEEEEEIEGDEIEEDVEEEDEEEDEDLQAQKELELEAAGVKSADAQKKDKKSSKGKKRSAEDEEKDLKKIMMSNKQRKLYKKMQYGIDKKEARQDDLTKKRRKLEKTKAELGKLNKKN, encoded by the coding sequence ATGAGAATTAAGAAGAAGGGTACATCCGGTAACGCAAAGAACTTCATCACAAGAACACAAGCTGTTAAAAAGTTGCAAGTTTCTTTAGCAGATTTCCGTCGTCTTTGTATTTTCAAAGGTATCTATCCAAGAGAACCAagaaataagaagaaggcGAATAAAGGATCTACTGCACCAGTTACGTTCTATTATACTAAAGATATCCAATATTTGTTACATGAGCCAGTGTTAGGAAAGTTCAGAGAGCATAAGACTTttgcaaaaaaattgcaaagAGCTTTAGGTAGAGGTGAAGTGAGTGATGCTCAAAAGTTAGAAGGTAACCGTCCCAAGTATACTTTAGAACAcattatcaaagaaagataTCCAACTTTCTTAGATGCTTTGAGAGACATTGATGATCCATTAAACATGTTGTTTTTGTTTGCCAATATGCCTGCAACCGATAAGGTAAGTCATAGGATTACCAAGGAAGCCGAAAAGTTAACTAATCAATGGTTGGCGTACGTAGCTAAGGAAAGATTGATCAAGAAGGTATTTGTTTCCATCAAGGGTGTTTATTATCAAGCCAATGTTAAGGGACAAGAAGTTAGATGGTTAGTTCCATTCAAGTTCCCAACCAACATTCCAACTGATGTTGATTTCAGAATCATGTTGACATTTTTAGAATTCTATTCGACCTTATTACACTTTGTCTTATTCAGATTATATAATGATGctaatttgatttatccACCTACCATTGATACCGAGAAATTGAAGGGTATTGGTGGGTTATCTTCATACGTTTTACAATCCAAAGATCAAGGTGTGAAGGCATTATTACCAAATGCTAAAAAAGCAGCTGACTCTAAAGACGAAAGTAAAAAAGTGAAAGAAACAAAGTTAtctaaagaagaaatttccAAAGCAGTCGCTGCTGATAAATCGTTGAATGAGAATGCCGAAGACAATGTGAGCGAAAATGTCGAAGATGTTGAATTGGATGAGTTCTCCTCTACTAATAAGACTGCTGGTGATTTATTATCTCAGCCATCTAAATTTGCATCCCCTACCTCAACTTTGTTATCCAAGTTTATCTTCTACGTTGGTCGTGAAGTTCCATTAgatattttggaattctGTATCTTGTCTTGTGGTGGATCCATTATTTCTGAAATTGCATTAGATGAATTACAACTTAATCAGCctgaagaatataaaaaattagatttatCTAATATTACGCatcaaattgttgatagaCCTACGGTTGCATCAAAGGTTGCAGGAAGAACCTATGTTCAACCTCAATGGGTTTTTGACTGTCTTAATAAGAGTGAATTATTACCAGTAAGTCAATATGCTCCTGGTGAAACTTTACCACCCCATTTATCACCTTGGGGTGATGCTGGTGGTTATAACCCAGATGCGGAAGTTAAACCTACCGAACAAGGcgaagaagaggaagaagaagaagaagaaattgaaggtGATGAAATCGAAGAAGACGTtgaggaagaagatgaggaagaagatgaagaccTTCAAGCccaaaaagaattggaattagAAGCTGCCGGTGTAAAATCAGCAGATGCACAGAAGAAGGATAAGAAGTCATCTAAGGGCAAAAAGAGATCAGccgaagatgaagaaaaggaCTTAAAGAAGATTATGATGTCTAACAAACAACGTAAATTGTATAAGAAGATGCAATACGGTATTGATAAGAAGGAAGCTAGACAAGATGATTTAACtaaaaagagaagaaagcTTGAGAAGACAAAGGCAGAATTAGGTAAGTTaaataagaagaattaa